A genomic region of Metopolophium dirhodum isolate CAU chromosome 1, ASM1992520v1, whole genome shotgun sequence contains the following coding sequences:
- the LOC132935366 gene encoding uncharacterized protein LOC132935366, with the protein MESKSRNSYDSVFRYVKDNLLANISPRIIISDYESTLRDVLQSYFPEARTSGCWFHHNQAVFKNMKSKGYYRLVNTNQFALQSLNLLFGLPLLPYQDIERAFQLIKMYAINHGVAMHNLFDYYERYWLRRVGTQIISVHGLPRRTNNNIESFHNKLRLKFSVTHPNLWIFLSNLSNLFNNYHVIMRQLENNLQPTRSLKAKYLSQSKRLKNATSQYDAGIRSMWQFMQLTSYTTSRYISRHINWINEVDPNSEPEVEAAAVVQPIQEPQLPIAPQVSTCIVCLNARAANIQQHIVIPCGHAWVCNNCITSLPAPTRCPLCRMEEVTFQRIFLN; encoded by the exons ATGGAATCAAAGTCTAGGAATTCATATGACAGTGTATTTCGATATGTTAAAGATAATCTTTTAGCAAACATTTCTCCAAGGATTATCATAAGTGATTATGAATCTACACTTAGAGATGTTCTACAATCATATTTCCCTGAAGCTCGAACATCTGGTTGTTGGTTCCACCAtaatcaa gcagtttttaaaaatatgaaaagtaaaGGATACTATAGGCTTGTAAATACTAATCAATTTGCACTGCAAAGCTTAAACCTTTTATTTGGCCTTCCACTGCTTCCATATCAGGATATAGAAAGagcatttcaattaattaaaatgtatgcaatCAACCATGGAGTAGCGatgcataatttatttgacTATTATGAGAG GTATTGGTTGCGCCGTGTGGGAACTCAGATAATTTCAGTTCATGGACTTCCTAGgcgtacaaacaataatattgaaagtttccacaataaattaagattaaaattttCAGTGACTCATCCCAATCTATGgatatttttaa gtaatttgagtaatttatttaataattaccatgTTATAATGAGGCAGCTTGAAAATAATCTTCAACCTACTAGGAGTCTGAAGgcaaaatatttatcacaatcCAAAAGACTTAAAAATGCCACAAGCCAATACGATGCTGGGATCAGAAGTATGTGGCAGTTCATGCAATTGACTTCGTATACCACATCAAGATATATATCTCGACATATAAATTGGATCAATGAGGTAGATCCAAATTCTGAGCCAGAAGTGGAAGCTGCTGCTGTTGTACAGCCAATTCAGGAACCACAACTGCCAATAGCTCCACAAGTGTCAACGTGCATAGTATGTTTGAATGCAAGAGCAGCAAATATTCAACAGCATATTGTTATTCCTTGTGGTCATGCATGGGTTTGCAACAATTGCATTACATCCCTTCCAGCACCAACAAGATGCCCATTATGTCGAATGGAAGAAGTCACTTTTCAAagaattttcttaaattaa